The window CCACCGGCGCATGCAGGGACTGCATCTCGCCGGTGAGATGATTGCGAACGTTCACCCCGCAGACGGTTGCACCTTCACGAATCAGCCCGGTCACTTCATGGGCCGTCAGAATGACCGCGCCATGCTCTCTGGCATCCAGCATGTTGGCAGCGGTTAAACGGAAAGGATCCACGGTACCGTCTGGCACTTTGACTGCGCCAATCAACTGCGGGTTCACCGCGGGCTCGATAATGCGCGCTTGTTGAGGGTCGATCGCTTCTGCACGAATGCCCGCATCTTCGCAGGCACGAATAAAGGTGGCCTGGAAGGAGAGTTCATCTTCCGGCAGTGTGATAAACAGACCGTCCGTAGGCTCTACGCAGTGGCGGGCGATACGTTTCAGAATTTGGTTTTCGCTAATACATTCACGCGCAGATTCTGCGTCAGTGACGGCATAGCGCGCACCGCTGTGCAGCAGGCCGTGGTTACGTCCCGTTGCGCCGGTAGCGATATCGTGGCGTTCTACTAAGATGACGCGCAATCCGCGCAGAGCACAGTCGCGTGCGATCCCGGCACCTGTTGCTCCCCCACCAATGATAATCACGTCACTTGTTTGCGAGTCGCGAGTTTTCATTGTTTTTCCTCACAGTTCGTTTTTTTATCATTTAGCCACATAAAAAACATGGATTGTTTGATTTCGCGCATAATCGCTCATTATTCGAAAATGAAACGTGATTTCGTGCGCCTTTATGAACATTTGTCATAAATCTGTAACAATCTGTGCTGTGTTTCACATTTTTGTGCTGAATCTTTCCTTAACATCGCGGCCACACTGGGGGAGGTTGCGTCGTGATGACGTACTTACAGTGTTTCCTTCGAACAAAAGACGGCCACGGAGGCTACATACTATGTTGAGCATTTTTAAACCCGCGTCACATACGGCGCGCTTACCTGCAGCGGAAATCGATCCCACCTATCGTCGATTGCGCTGGCAGATTTTCTTGGGGATATTTTTTGGTTATGCGGCGTACTATCTGGTACGTAAGAACTTTGCCCTGGCGATGCCGTATCTGGTTGAGCAGGGTTTCTCCCGTGGCGATCTGGGTTTTGCGTTATCCGGTATTTCCATTGCCTATGGTTTTTCGAAATTTATCATGGGGTCCATTTCGGACCGCTCGAATCCGCGCGTTTTCCTGCCTGCCGGTCTGATTCTGGCGGCGGCGGTGATGTTGTTCATGGGCTTTGTGCCGTGGGCGACGTCCAGTATCGCGGTGATGTTTGTGCTGCTGTTCCTGTGTGGCTGGTTCCAGGGGATGGGGTGGCCGCCGTGCGGTCGTACCATGGTGCACTGGTGGTCGCAGAAAGAGCGTGGCGGTATTGTGTCCGTGTGGAACTGCGCGCATAACGTCGGTGGTGGTCTGCCTCCGCTGCTGTTCCTGCTGGGTATGGCCTGGTTTAACGACTGGAAAGCGGCATTGTACATGCCGGCATTCGGTGCGATTGTTGTCGCCCTGATTGCTTTTGCCCTGATGCGCGATACGCCGCAGTCTTGTGGCTTACCGCCGATTGAAGAGTATAAGAACGACTATCCGGATGATTACAGCGAAAAAGCCGAAGAAGAGCTGACTGCGAAGCAGATCTTCATGCAGTACGTGCTGCCAAACAAACTGCTGTGGTACATCGCGATCGCCAACGTGTTTGTCTATTTACTGCGTTACGGCATCCTCGACTGGTCGCCGACCTACCTTAAAGAAGTGAAGCATTTCGCGTTGGATAAATCCTCCTGGGCCTACTTCCTGTATGAGTATGCGGGTATCCCGGGCACCCTGCTGTGTGGCTGGATGTCGGATAAAGTCTTCCGTGGCAACCGTGGCGCAACCGGCGTGTTCTTCATGACGCTGGTGACCATTGCAACGATCGTTTACTGGATGAACCCGGCGGGCAATCCGAACGTTGATATGGCATGTATGATTATCATCGGCTTCCTGATCTACGGTCCGGTCATGCTGATTGGTCTGCACGCGCTGGAACTGGCACCGAAAAAAGCGGCGGGTACGGCGGCTGGCTTTACCGGGCTGTTTGGTTACCTGGGCGGCTCTGTGGCAGCGAGCGCCATTGTCGGTTACACCGTTGACTTCTTCGGCTGGGACGGTGGCTTTATGGTGATGATTGGCGGCAGCGTGCTGGCGGTTATTCTGCTGGTGGTCGTCATGTTTGGTGAAAAGCGCCATCACGCAGAGATGGAACTGAAGCGTAACGGGGGATAATAGATGAAAACCACATTGAAAAGTCTTAGCGTCGCGTTAATGCTGACCGGTATGGTGGTCAGCAGCGCAGCCATCGCCGCAGACAAGATTGTGATTGCTCACCGTGGGGCCAGCGGCTATTTACCGGAGCATACGCTGCCAGCAAAAGCGATGGCCTATGCGCAGGGCGCGGACTATCTCGAGCAGGATCTGGTGATGACCAAGGACGACCATCTGGTCGTTCTGCATGACCACTATCTTGACCGGGTCACCGATGTCGCCGAGCGTTTCCCGGATCGCGCTCGTAAAGATGGTCGCTACTACGCCATCGACTTTACGCTGGATGAGATCAAATCGCTGAAATTTACCGAAGGTTTCGATATCGAAAATGGCAAACAGGTGCAGACCTACCCAGGGCGCTTCCCGATGGGTAAATCTGATTTCCGTGTGCATACGTTCGAAGAAGAGATCGAGTTTGTTCAGGGATTAAATCATTCCACCGGTAAGAACATCGGTATCTATCCGGAAATTAAAGCGCCGTGGTTCCATCACCAGGAAGGGAAGGACATTGCTGCGAAGACGCTGGAAGTGCTGAAAAAGTACGGCTACAGCGACAAACAGGATAAGGTCTATCTGCAAAGTTTTGATGTGGCCGAACTCAAGCGCATCAAGAATGAGCTGGAACCCAAAATGGGGATGGACCTCAACCTGGTGCAGCTGATTGCCTATACCGACTGGAATGAAACCCAGGAGAAAAAACCGGACGGCAGTTGGGTTAACTACAACTATGACTGGATGTTTAAACCGGGCGCGATGAAGCAGGTTGCTGAGTACGCGGATGGCATTGGCCCGGACTATCACATGCTGGTCGATGAGAAGTCGAAGAAAGGCAACATCGTGTTGACCGGGATGGTGAAGGATGCGCATCAGAACAAGATGACGGTGCATCCTTATACTGTGCGGGCCGATCAGCTGCCGGACTACGCGACGGATGTGAATCAGCTGTATGACATCCTGTATAACAAGGCGGGCGTTGAAGGGTTGTTCACCGACTTCCCCGACAAAGCGGTGATGTTCCTGCATAAGCAGTAACGGTATCAGGCCTGCGATAGCATGATATCGCAGGTCTTTTCACCGGCGCATTCCCGACGGTTAGATCAGACCGTCTGCGGTCAGTGTTTCCATACATGCCTGCAGTAAATATAAAGGGCTGCCGTCTACCGGCGGCTCTTTTGCCAATAATGATATTTGCCGATAAAACGTTGGCTCCAGCGCCACCGAACGTATTTGCCCGCCAACCGCCTTTAATGTGAGCTCCGGTAACAATGCGATCCCCAGCCCCTGACGAATAAAACTGATTGCCGTATCCGGGTGGTTGAACTCGTACTTAATGATTGGCTCAATACCTTGTTCTTTAAATAACGTCATGATGCTTAATTCATAGCGCCCTTTACTGATAATCAGCGGTTCTCCCACCAGTTCTTCTACTGAGATTGTGGCTTTGGCCGCCAGCGGGTGAGCCTCGGGGACAACAACGGTGAATTTGTCCCGATAAACCGGCACGCAGTACATGCCACTGACCGGAAAATGCACAAAACCCGCATCAATGCCTCCACTCTGCAGCGAATCAATAATGGCACTGCTGTTCTCTTCATAGGGAATGATTTTGATGTTGGGGTGATGCTGTTCAAAGTAGCGGATGATACCGGGCAAAATGCAGGCGCAGGCGCTGGGAAAACAGCCGATGTACAAGGTTCGGGCGGGGTTTTGTTTCTCCTGTTCGGCGATCTCTTTTACGGCATTCGTTTGTCCAATGATGGTCCGTAAATGCGGGAGCAGCCGGATACCTACCGGGGTGAGCTGAATATCTTTGCGCCGCTCGCGGATCAAAATATTAACCCCTAACTCTTCTTCCAGCGCCGAAATAGCCTGACTGACGGCGGACTGGGTGGTGTATAGCCGCTTGCTGGCTTCGGTAAAACCACCGTACTCAAGCACGGCCAGCAGGGCGTGGATCTGGGTTAGTGTCATTAGTTATCCCTAATTAATACCATTAAAATGATTAATTTCTCTAATAAAATAAGCCTGTTTATACTGACTTTCTACCTTAAATACCCAAAATAATTTGCGTAGCCGACACACAAGCAACGTGAACTATGACGGGGATAAATCACATTTTGACGCACCTGTCCGTTGTTCAGTCGCTCTGAGCGTTGCCTGCGTGCGCCGTCGGGACAGGTTGCCGAGTATGAAAGAAAAATTGTGGACGAAAGATTTTTGGGCCATCACGATTATCAGCTTTATTATCTTTTTTGTTTTTTATGTCCTGTTGACGCTGTTGCCGATTTATATCCTGGAGCGTCTCCATGCGACCCCTGATAAGGCGGGTTTATTAGTCACCTTTTTTTTGGGGGCCGCCATTGTGGTACGTCCGTTTGCCGGACAATGGGTGGGAAAATATTCGAATAAAACGATTCTGGTGCTCTCTTCTCTGGCCTTTTTGGTGGTCACTGCGCTGTATCCTGTTTGCCATTCAATTGAATCACTGCTGTTTATTCGGGTGCTTCATGGTGTCACGTTTGGCGTTATTACTACGGTAAAAGGGACGATTTCCGCGCGGTTGATACCGGCCTCCCGACGTGGGGAGGGCATCAGCTTTTTCTCTTTAGCTATGGGACTGGCGATGGTCGTTGGGCCATGGGTGGGTCTGAACATGGCGCGCTGGGAGGCCTTTACTTCCGCGTTCTGGCTTTGTACAGCGGTAGCGGCGGTGGGCATTGTGCTGTCATTGATTGTTGCCGTGCCGCCGGTGATTCGTCATGCCGATGGCTCGCAGCCTAAGCTGGGGTTTGCCGCCATGTTTGACCGTGCCGCCTTGCCTTTTGCCATGGTGACCTTCTTCATGACCTTTTCCTACGCCGGGGTATCTGCCTTCCTGGCGCTGTATGCACGCGAGCTGGATCTGATGGCCGCCGCCAGTAACTTCCTGCTTTGCTACGCTGTCTGCCTGATGATCTGCCGAACGTTTACCGGCAATATTTGTGATAAAAAAGGACCGAAATACGTGGTTTACCCGTGCCTGGTCGCCTTTACCGTAGGGCTTGTGGTGCTCGGATATACCCACGGCAGCATCATGATGATTATTGCCGGAGGGCTGATTGGCATTGGCTACGGCTCGGTGACACCGGTGTTCCAGACGCAAATTATTAGCGCGGTAGAGCCGCATAAAATTGGCATCGCCAATTCGCTTTTTTTCAACGCAATGGATGCGGGAATGGCGATTGGGGCATTTATTATGGGGATGATGGTAGAAGGCGTGGGGTATCGGGCGATTTATCTGGTCGGTGCCGTGCTGGTGGTTCTTGCCGGGGCGCTGTACATCATGCAGATGAAAAAACGCGGAGACGTGGTGCTGGTCTCCGCGCATGAAGTTCACTAGGCGTTACATCTCAATCTCAATATCACCCTTTGCCCGGCAACAGCAGGGCAGTATCTCACCCGGCTGAATAAAGGCCAAAGGCTCTGCAATCCAGTCAACCTGACCCGCTACCAGGCGGGTACGGCAGGAGCCGCAGTAGCCTTCACGACATTGATACTCGACCTCAACATTGTGCGATTCAAGCGCGGCCAGCAGGGAAGGATGTTCATCCTGGCACAGCAGCTGCGTGCCAGAGATGCGCAGGGTAATACGGCCCATCAGAGCTGGAAATTACTCAGATCGTCGGTATCGACTTCGGCATCGATTTGCCCGACCAGATAAGAGCTGACTTCCACTTCTTGCGGTGCAACCTGCACGTTATCGGACACCAGCCAGGTGTTGATCCACGGAATGGGGTTCGAACGCGTCTGGAACGGCAGGTCAAGCCCTACGGCCTGCATACGAATGTTAGTGATGTACTCGACGTACTGGCACAGAATATCTTTGTTCAGACCGATCATTGAACCGTCGCGGAACAGGTAATCAGCCCACTCTTTTTCCTGCACTGCGGCCTGTACGAACAGGTCGTAGCAATCCTGTTTACACTCTTCGGCAATCTCTGCCATTTCCGGATCGTCTACGCCGCTGCGCAACAGGTTCAGCATATGCTGGGTCCCGGTCAGGTGCAGGGCTTCGTCACGGGCGATCAGGCGAATGATTTTCGCGTTGCCTTCCATTAGTTCGCGCTCGGCAAAA of the Citrobacter freundii genome contains:
- the yfaE gene encoding ferredoxin-like diferric-tyrosyl radical cofactor maintenance protein YfaE, yielding MGRITLRISGTQLLCQDEHPSLLAALESHNVEVEYQCREGYCGSCRTRLVAGQVDWIAEPLAFIQPGEILPCCCRAKGDIEIEM
- a CDS encoding MFS transporter, which encodes MKEKLWTKDFWAITIISFIIFFVFYVLLTLLPIYILERLHATPDKAGLLVTFFLGAAIVVRPFAGQWVGKYSNKTILVLSSLAFLVVTALYPVCHSIESLLFIRVLHGVTFGVITTVKGTISARLIPASRRGEGISFFSLAMGLAMVVGPWVGLNMARWEAFTSAFWLCTAVAAVGIVLSLIVAVPPVIRHADGSQPKLGFAAMFDRAALPFAMVTFFMTFSYAGVSAFLALYARELDLMAAASNFLLCYAVCLMICRTFTGNICDKKGPKYVVYPCLVAFTVGLVVLGYTHGSIMMIIAGGLIGIGYGSVTPVFQTQIISAVEPHKIGIANSLFFNAMDAGMAIGAFIMGMMVEGVGYRAIYLVGAVLVVLAGALYIMQMKKRGDVVLVSAHEVH
- a CDS encoding LysR family transcriptional regulator; this encodes MTLTQIHALLAVLEYGGFTEASKRLYTTQSAVSQAISALEEELGVNILIRERRKDIQLTPVGIRLLPHLRTIIGQTNAVKEIAEQEKQNPARTLYIGCFPSACACILPGIIRYFEQHHPNIKIIPYEENSSAIIDSLQSGGIDAGFVHFPVSGMYCVPVYRDKFTVVVPEAHPLAAKATISVEELVGEPLIISKGRYELSIMTLFKEQGIEPIIKYEFNHPDTAISFIRQGLGIALLPELTLKAVGGQIRSVALEPTFYRQISLLAKEPPVDGSPLYLLQACMETLTADGLI
- the glpT gene encoding glycerol-3-phosphate transporter: MLSIFKPASHTARLPAAEIDPTYRRLRWQIFLGIFFGYAAYYLVRKNFALAMPYLVEQGFSRGDLGFALSGISIAYGFSKFIMGSISDRSNPRVFLPAGLILAAAVMLFMGFVPWATSSIAVMFVLLFLCGWFQGMGWPPCGRTMVHWWSQKERGGIVSVWNCAHNVGGGLPPLLFLLGMAWFNDWKAALYMPAFGAIVVALIAFALMRDTPQSCGLPPIEEYKNDYPDDYSEKAEEELTAKQIFMQYVLPNKLLWYIAIANVFVYLLRYGILDWSPTYLKEVKHFALDKSSWAYFLYEYAGIPGTLLCGWMSDKVFRGNRGATGVFFMTLVTIATIVYWMNPAGNPNVDMACMIIIGFLIYGPVMLIGLHALELAPKKAAGTAAGFTGLFGYLGGSVAASAIVGYTVDFFGWDGGFMVMIGGSVLAVILLVVVMFGEKRHHAEMELKRNGG
- the glpQ gene encoding glycerophosphodiester phosphodiesterase, with the translated sequence MKTTLKSLSVALMLTGMVVSSAAIAADKIVIAHRGASGYLPEHTLPAKAMAYAQGADYLEQDLVMTKDDHLVVLHDHYLDRVTDVAERFPDRARKDGRYYAIDFTLDEIKSLKFTEGFDIENGKQVQTYPGRFPMGKSDFRVHTFEEEIEFVQGLNHSTGKNIGIYPEIKAPWFHHQEGKDIAAKTLEVLKKYGYSDKQDKVYLQSFDVAELKRIKNELEPKMGMDLNLVQLIAYTDWNETQEKKPDGSWVNYNYDWMFKPGAMKQVAEYADGIGPDYHMLVDEKSKKGNIVLTGMVKDAHQNKMTVHPYTVRADQLPDYATDVNQLYDILYNKAGVEGLFTDFPDKAVMFLHKQ